Proteins encoded by one window of Pelmatolapia mariae isolate MD_Pm_ZW linkage group LG14, Pm_UMD_F_2, whole genome shotgun sequence:
- the LOC134640739 gene encoding olfactory receptor 4C3D-like, producing the protein MTNSTQFSHFRLALLNIGIFKYLSFMLVICFYISVVCTNVLLIVVICVNRSLHEPMYMFLCSLFVNALYGSTTLFPPLLLHIICDINIISASLCYLQIYCIHCYGSAEYLNLAVMSYDRYLAICFPLQYNTYMTPKRIAILIAITWLYAILACALMISLSSTLPLCGNIINKVYCDNYSVIKLACSDTKALNIYGIIIVLCTVCCPLMFMLYTYIKILRVCSSGSKQVRQKAVTTCSPHLACVLNFSCGACFEILQSRFNMSSVPILLRIFLSLYWLISQPLLNPLVYGLNMTKIRILCKNLLTLRTLN; encoded by the coding sequence ATGACAAACTCTACACAGTTCTCACATTTCAGACTTGCATTGTTGAATATTGggatttttaagtatttaagttTTATGCTTGTCATATGTTTCTATATTTCAGTAGTTTGCACCAATGTCCTGCTGATTGTGGTTATCTGTGTGAACAGAAGCTTACATGAACCTATGTACATGTTTCTGTGCAGCCTGTTTGTGAATGCATTGTATGGTAGCACAACTCTGTTTCCACCGCTCCTGCTTCACATCATCTGTGATATTAATATCATTTCTGCATCTTTATGTTACTTGCAGATTTATTGTATTCACTGCTATGGCAGTGCCGAATATCTAAATCTGGCTGTTATGTCTTATGACAGATATCTCGCTATCTGTTTTCCACTGCAATACAACACATACATGACACCCAAGAGGATTGCTATACTAATTGCTATAACATGGTTATATGCTATTCTTGCATGTGCTCTCATGATTTCATTGAGTTCCACCTTACCACTTTGTGGGAACATTATTAACAAAGTGTACTGTGACAACTACTCTGTCATAAAGCTGGCTTGTTCTGACACTAAAGCACTTAATATATATggaattattattgttttatgcaCAGTATGTTGTCCTCTGATGTTCATGCTTTACACTTACATAAAAATCCTTAGAGTTTGTTCTTCTGGTTCTAAACAGGTGAGGCAGAAAGCTGTCACTACCTGCAGTCCTCATCTTGCCTGTGTGTTAAACTTTTCATGTGGAGCTTGCTTTGAAATATTACAGAGTAGGTTCAATATGAGCAGTGTACCTATTTTGTTACGTATATTTCTGTCATTATATTGGCTAATAAGCCAACCACTATTAAATCCTTTAGTTTATGGCCTGAACATGACTAAGATCCGCATTTTATGTAAAAATCTGCTGACACTTAGAACTTTAAATTGA